DNA sequence from the Pirellulales bacterium genome:
TCATCAAGCAGTGGAAACACGGAGGTTTGATCCAGCGGGCCGCGGACGGAACATCCGACCGAAAACGGCGTGGCTGGATGTTGCGAGGTTTTACGTTACGCAACAAATGTACACTGTACCGATTTGGAAAGAAAATACAAGCGAATTTTGGGCCACGCGTAGAAAGATCGTTCACTGGCTGAGTGCGGGCTGGACGGGGATTTCCAGGAGGCGAGTGCCGCGCAGGATCGACAGGATGATGGGCTGGTCGGCCGGCAGGCGCGAGAGGAGTTGGTGCAGATCGTCCACGCTGCTGACTAGGCGGTCGTTGACCGAGACAATGAAATCGCCGGGTTGGATGCCGGCGCGCTGGGCAGGGCCACCGGGTTCCAGTGCGGCCACTTCGACGGCGCGATCGGAAAGTAAATCCAATTCGCGCACCAGGCGGCGCTCGATGGGGGCCACGGAGGCGGAGATTCCCAGGAATGGGCGGCGCACTTTGCCGTGGGTGATCAGCTCGCCGATGACCCACCGGGCAGTGTTGGCCGGGACGGCGAAACCCAAGCCTTGGGCCATGAACACCACGGCGGTGTTCACGCCGACCACGCGGCCGCGGCTGTCGACCAGCGGACCGCCGCTGTTGCCGGGATTGAGCGGAGCGGTGTGCTGAATGACGCTTTCGATGAGGCGGCCATGCTGCGAGCGCATGCTGCGGCCCAGCGCGCTGACAACGCCGGTGGAGACAGTGGATTCGAAGCCGAGCGG
Encoded proteins:
- a CDS encoding trypsin-like peptidase domain-containing protein, yielding MRARDPNAEQLLRLIQADAGDNTPSCGQGSAHDALPNAGGLAGASQGAATSRANSVVDDANLLDAYSQAVVRVVETVGRATIGVMPPRDAKQGGQGSGFVITPDGYALTNSHVVGARSKLTATTHEGDRLDCEVIGDDPATDLALIRLAARDLPLCTLGDSDALRVGQLVIAIGNPLGFESTVSTGVVSALGRSMRSQHGRLIESVIQHTAPLNPGNSGGPLVDSRGRVVGVNTAVVFMAQGLGFAVPANTARWVIGELITHGKVRRPFLGISASVAPIERRLVRELDLLSDRAVEVAALEPGGPAQRAGIQPGDFIVSVNDRLVSSVDDLHQLLSRLPADQPIILSILRGTRLLEIPVQPALSQ